From a region of the Deltaproteobacteria bacterium genome:
- a CDS encoding LPP20 family lipoprotein, whose product MRIVLKSTFFTVLAIIATSSTVFASDLPKWVNRGSSAFNNSGSRAFYGVGSASGIKNPALLRSTADNRARSEVAKVFETFSASLMKDYMNSDGAQNVEQAVKTFSAMSLEGVEVRDRYIDSDGTMYSLAVLDIDQVAAAVKKAKAQGIVKSHVKPVTLDDIFDRHSKKAEPQKPIAKSGGDGSASKAPSNATSSTQQKKGGKPDWIDGEDSRFPYREFLCAVGYASKRGAAENAAYAALAKVFVAHVESASSDFMGAYSRTGAPSLEVQASATLTKVSTEKLFSGVRIPEVWQDPQSTIFALSCLERAKSASILKKQIGDLDGTVERSISRASDADAQARLKHLSRALDALRQREALNNELRLIDYDGVGISSQYAPYDVAAALEQTQEQLLISVVADGPNAEDFRNALVDSLTSQGYQITDGDGADANVLISANIRMEDGGKGTGSAAKLHFVRGVVMLTVKNVKSGKSIGSFKEYRKEGHRSAMEAERRVVRELAKKLAGSVGKKIDATMKGKR is encoded by the coding sequence ATGCGCATCGTGTTAAAAAGCACGTTTTTTACAGTTTTAGCAATTATTGCAACTAGCAGTACGGTTTTTGCCAGCGATCTGCCTAAATGGGTAAACCGTGGCAGTAGTGCTTTTAATAATAGCGGTAGTCGCGCCTTTTATGGAGTGGGCTCTGCTAGTGGTATAAAAAACCCAGCCCTTCTACGATCGACTGCCGATAATCGTGCCAGATCTGAAGTTGCTAAAGTTTTTGAAACTTTTTCTGCTTCGCTAATGAAAGACTACATGAATTCTGACGGTGCGCAGAATGTTGAGCAAGCGGTGAAAACATTTTCGGCAATGTCGCTTGAAGGTGTCGAGGTTCGGGATCGTTATATCGATAGTGACGGAACGATGTATTCTTTAGCAGTGCTTGATATTGATCAAGTAGCTGCCGCAGTAAAAAAGGCTAAGGCTCAGGGAATCGTTAAGAGTCACGTTAAGCCGGTCACCCTTGATGATATTTTTGATCGTCACAGTAAAAAGGCAGAGCCACAAAAACCGATTGCAAAAAGTGGTGGTGATGGTAGCGCCAGTAAAGCACCCAGCAATGCTACTTCAAGTACCCAACAGAAAAAAGGTGGTAAACCGGATTGGATTGATGGTGAAGATTCTCGTTTTCCATACCGCGAGTTTCTTTGCGCCGTTGGCTATGCCTCAAAACGAGGTGCTGCAGAAAATGCTGCTTATGCTGCTTTAGCAAAAGTTTTTGTTGCACATGTTGAGTCTGCTAGTTCTGATTTTATGGGCGCCTATTCACGCACTGGCGCGCCTTCACTCGAAGTGCAAGCAAGTGCAACTTTGACTAAGGTTTCTACTGAAAAGTTATTCTCAGGTGTGCGGATCCCCGAAGTTTGGCAAGATCCACAAAGTACAATTTTTGCTCTTTCGTGTCTCGAACGTGCCAAGAGTGCGAGTATTCTTAAAAAACAAATTGGTGATTTAGACGGAACCGTCGAACGTTCAATTAGTCGTGCTAGTGATGCTGATGCTCAAGCTCGCCTTAAACATTTATCTCGTGCTTTAGATGCCCTGCGTCAACGCGAGGCGTTAAATAACGAATTACGTTTGATAGACTATGACGGCGTTGGTATTTCAAGCCAATATGCGCCATACGATGTCGCCGCAGCTTTAGAGCAAACGCAAGAACAGCTATTAATAAGTGTTGTCGCTGATGGCCCAAATGCCGAGGATTTCCGCAATGCTTTGGTTGATTCATTAACTTCGCAAGGCTACCAAATTACTGATGGTGATGGTGCTGACGCAAATGTATTAATCTCAGCCAACATAAGAATGGAAGACGGTGGCAAAGGCACAGGTAGTGCTGCAAAACTTCATTTTGTTCGTGGGGTGGTAATGCTTACTGTGAAAAATGTAAAGAGTGGTAAAAGCATCGGCAGCTTTAAGGAATATCGCAAAGAAGGCCATCGTAGTGCTATGGAAGCTGAACGTCGCGTAGTACGTGAATTAGCCAAAAAGCTTGCTGGTAGCGTCGGTAAAAAGATAGATGCAACAATGAAGGGCAAGCGCTAG
- a CDS encoding PD-(D/E)XK nuclease family protein: MPSRLAQAQKIAELAKDNAVITSDSVVVFADLFARLGTVIGRRYAAPIVCSLLLRRLFLESDGPWQGRANDPYAIDAFSHALNEIRAAGITTGHFANYNQKKISPELAAIIAVLTKYEQAFDEYNWFDDADKEREAILAVLRGHPYITNLKSVHVANGTELFGSRLDLLAAFSKRGLVVDVQLPYDNERRTSFAWPEASLHRIEASNASKIEIKYDNLIGSGPLAHFRQVQFTKKMAPKAPVQLIEVNDVSEHARATAEIVKKWLEAGVTPNSIVIVVADYETHATAIMRELASFDIATKLPQGIALISTRAGEAILTALKLAEQEVQRESLIDLWFYLERWVKTNKASWSTTQVVRKLRRSGVRSNRIGGYRNSLIGKISPSQSEEHDHELTVALVESIEDLIANVSQIADEDNLQTQIKAIVKIADFLFAKRQTIECQNNELLLELSLLAAFANEQEAVQQIISLIDTIAQAVRQLNDQTKITRREITQIFELELRKQRMPSPAGPTAISIVPPSELVATNYKRVIFAGVDTDVFPKATLADAVLTDELRSEINAHVGLRLLQYGSISGREALPAHARDYWLWLEIIASASNEIIVTCMQPEAPESADATGRSEIVQEILRAIGVNNPQKFFAKQTQIRATKYNKQLDIERRINYATIIENSPFVLRSLSEGSKKRLASHIKDNIHSASHFDYLGMCAFRYFANAVLHLAHDDVPALGADARDQGSLMHAALDIVYRDIVNQGGLKEARNNPQKALTRAKELLEAAAESILIDTIIHPLLAPAALQDANNTALRILADDLNGNDDREPLKLEYRFDDRSFIKRNNERVSLEKAAPPLVLNSEDGSYEVKIRGSIDRIDHVDNTIEAIDYKRSFAKRTDGRHFQLPLYLAVAWRDFSDNAQKLAAHWIVLRDRKRHIAVEASTPQLFLQNLRMSFFARLERVLGGDISPDPKPATLCERCDYRALCRFSVVSNDESEIL, from the coding sequence ATGCCTTCAAGATTAGCGCAGGCGCAAAAGATTGCAGAGCTTGCAAAGGATAATGCAGTTATTACAAGTGATTCTGTAGTAGTATTTGCTGACTTATTTGCACGGCTTGGTACAGTAATTGGGCGTCGTTATGCAGCACCAATAGTATGCTCATTGCTTTTAAGACGGCTTTTCTTAGAATCTGATGGCCCATGGCAAGGTAGAGCTAATGACCCATATGCCATAGATGCTTTTTCACATGCGCTTAATGAAATACGAGCCGCCGGTATTACTACTGGCCATTTTGCTAACTATAACCAAAAAAAGATATCGCCAGAGCTTGCAGCAATAATTGCAGTTTTAACTAAATATGAACAAGCATTTGATGAGTATAATTGGTTTGATGATGCCGATAAAGAACGTGAAGCTATACTAGCAGTACTTCGCGGGCATCCATATATTACAAATTTAAAGTCAGTACATGTTGCTAACGGTACAGAATTATTTGGTTCGCGACTTGATTTGCTTGCTGCTTTTTCAAAAAGGGGTTTAGTGGTTGACGTGCAGCTGCCGTACGATAATGAACGACGAACTAGTTTTGCTTGGCCTGAAGCTAGTTTGCATCGCATTGAGGCCAGCAACGCAAGCAAAATAGAAATAAAATACGACAATCTTATAGGTAGCGGGCCACTAGCTCACTTTCGTCAAGTGCAGTTTACTAAAAAGATGGCGCCAAAAGCTCCTGTTCAACTAATTGAAGTTAATGATGTTAGTGAACATGCACGTGCAACTGCAGAGATAGTTAAAAAGTGGCTAGAAGCAGGAGTAACACCAAATAGTATTGTGATAGTTGTTGCAGATTATGAAACGCATGCAACTGCTATTATGCGTGAACTTGCTTCTTTCGATATTGCTACAAAATTGCCACAAGGTATTGCATTAATTTCAACGCGTGCAGGTGAAGCAATACTAACGGCGTTAAAATTAGCAGAGCAAGAAGTCCAAAGAGAATCTCTAATAGATCTATGGTTTTATTTAGAACGATGGGTTAAAACTAATAAAGCTAGTTGGTCAACGACACAAGTTGTGCGCAAATTGCGTCGCAGTGGTGTTCGCTCTAATCGTATTGGTGGTTATCGAAATTCTTTAATTGGTAAAATATCACCGTCTCAATCAGAAGAACATGACCATGAATTAACAGTTGCATTAGTAGAATCTATAGAAGATTTAATTGCTAATGTATCACAGATAGCAGATGAAGATAATTTACAAACACAAATTAAAGCGATTGTAAAAATCGCAGATTTTTTATTTGCAAAAAGACAAACAATCGAATGTCAAAACAATGAGCTGCTTTTAGAGCTGTCTTTGCTTGCAGCGTTTGCCAATGAACAAGAAGCAGTACAGCAAATTATTTCTCTTATTGATACTATCGCCCAAGCTGTAAGACAGCTCAATGATCAAACTAAGATTACACGACGTGAGATAACGCAAATATTTGAATTAGAATTGCGCAAACAAAGAATGCCTTCACCGGCAGGCCCCACAGCAATTAGCATTGTTCCACCAAGTGAATTGGTCGCTACCAATTATAAGCGAGTTATATTTGCTGGTGTTGATACGGATGTTTTTCCAAAGGCAACTTTAGCTGATGCAGTGCTTACTGATGAATTACGTAGCGAAATTAACGCGCATGTCGGTTTACGCTTATTACAGTATGGTTCAATTTCAGGTCGAGAAGCCCTGCCAGCACATGCTCGCGATTATTGGCTGTGGTTAGAAATAATCGCCAGCGCTAGTAATGAAATTATAGTTACTTGCATGCAGCCAGAAGCCCCCGAATCAGCTGATGCTACGGGTCGTAGTGAAATTGTTCAAGAAATACTACGTGCCATAGGTGTAAATAATCCACAAAAGTTTTTTGCAAAGCAAACGCAAATTAGAGCTACTAAATATAACAAACAATTAGATATCGAACGGCGTATTAACTATGCAACTATTATCGAAAATAGTCCATTTGTTTTAAGAAGTTTATCAGAGGGTTCAAAAAAGCGACTTGCCTCTCATATTAAAGACAATATTCATTCTGCGTCGCATTTCGATTATTTGGGTATGTGTGCTTTTCGTTATTTTGCCAATGCAGTTTTACACTTAGCACATGATGATGTTCCGGCACTTGGTGCTGATGCACGTGACCAGGGCAGTCTCATGCATGCTGCTCTTGATATTGTATATCGTGATATAGTGAATCAAGGTGGTTTAAAAGAGGCGCGTAATAACCCACAAAAAGCACTAACAAGAGCTAAAGAATTATTAGAAGCGGCAGCCGAAAGCATATTGATTGATACGATTATCCATCCACTATTAGCACCAGCAGCGCTACAAGATGCAAATAATACAGCATTACGGATATTGGCCGATGATCTTAATGGTAATGATGACCGTGAACCTTTAAAGCTTGAATATCGTTTTGACGATCGCTCTTTTATAAAGCGAAATAATGAGAGAGTATCATTAGAAAAAGCAGCCCCACCATTAGTACTTAATAGCGAAGATGGTTCCTATGAAGTAAAAATTCGTGGAAGTATAGATCGTATAGATCATGTCGACAATACAATAGAAGCTATTGATTATAAACGTTCATTTGCCAAGCGTACCGATGGTCGTCATTTTCAATTGCCTTTGTATTTAGCAGTCGCATGGCGAGATTTTAGTGATAATGCACAAAAGCTTGCTGCGCATTGGATAGTTTTGCGAGATCGCAAGCGACATATCGCTGTAGAAGCAAGCACTCCACAACTTTTTTTACAAAATTTGCGTATGAGTTTTTTTGCTAGGCTTGAAAGGGTACTTGGTGGTGATATCTCACCTGATCCCAAACCAGCTACTCTATGTGAAAGATGTGATTACCGTGCACTATGTCGTTTTAGTGTCGTGTCTAATGATGAAAGTGAAATATTATGA